A window of the Dyadobacter pollutisoli genome harbors these coding sequences:
- a CDS encoding nucleotidyl transferase AbiEii/AbiGii toxin family protein, with translation MIYNKHLYVKRIKEVAERLDYLLDQVVFVGGAVVALYADDPAAAEVRPTEDIDIVVGISTRAGFSTFEEKLRQLGFKNDIESKFLGRYKINGIIVDFMPIEENVLGFSNKWYKTGIEQSFSYRIDNDISIRLMPFHYFIASKIEAHNSRNKTDLRTSKDFEDIVYSFDNRLDPLKDINDSSGEVREYLINQINNLLGNPNIEEGLVSQFNYGSGPARARRIKRIWADFVLDLAL, from the coding sequence ATGATCTACAATAAGCATTTGTATGTAAAACGGATTAAAGAAGTCGCTGAAAGACTCGATTACTTGCTTGATCAAGTTGTTTTTGTCGGAGGGGCAGTCGTTGCCCTTTATGCTGATGATCCCGCAGCTGCCGAAGTACGACCTACGGAAGACATCGACATTGTAGTGGGAATTTCAACAAGGGCTGGCTTTTCAACTTTCGAAGAGAAATTACGTCAACTGGGTTTTAAGAATGATATTGAATCAAAATTTTTAGGACGTTATAAAATCAATGGGATCATTGTAGATTTTATGCCCATTGAAGAAAACGTGCTTGGATTTAGTAATAAATGGTATAAAACAGGAATTGAGCAAAGTTTTTCATACCGGATTGATAATGACATTTCAATTCGCCTGATGCCTTTTCATTACTTTATTGCCTCCAAAATAGAAGCGCACAATTCCCGTAATAAAACAGACTTGCGTACCAGCAAGGATTTTGAAGATATCGTTTATTCATTTGACAATCGCCTTGATCCGTTAAAAGACATAAATGATTCCAGCGGAGAAGTAAGAGAATATTTAATTAATCAGATAAACAATCTTCTCGGAAATCCCAACATCGAAGAAGGACTGGTTAGTCAGTTTAATTATGGGAGTGGGCCCGCACGGGCGAGACGTATCAAACGAATTTGGGCTGATTTCGTATTGGATCTGGCATTATAG
- a CDS encoding sugar ABC transporter substrate-binding protein: MKIKYYILLAGSLLFSCNQSKTDESGDGSAKKLVIGATMLSMQNEFIVNVNDEMEAKAKELGVELITVDAERSALKQVEQVESFIAQGVDAIIMNPCEVEASSPAIKLAMDAKIPIINVNSETSAKPTAFVGSDDTESARIAMKYIVDKLGGKGNILMMHGFMGQAAQIKRDNGAKEILKANPGLKLLAEQSGEWDRAKGMSLTENWIQSFGPKINAIFAQNDEMGMGAVKALEAAGLKNKVIVVSVDAIPDALQAVKKGTLDATVFQNAKEQGGKAIETAVKAAKKQAFEKEVLIPFQLVTKENVGEFLK, from the coding sequence ATGAAAATCAAGTACTACATATTATTAGCCGGATCGCTCCTATTCAGCTGCAATCAATCAAAAACTGACGAGTCTGGTGACGGATCTGCCAAAAAACTGGTGATAGGCGCTACGATGCTTAGCATGCAGAATGAATTTATTGTCAATGTAAATGACGAAATGGAGGCCAAGGCCAAGGAACTTGGTGTAGAGCTAATCACCGTGGACGCCGAACGGTCTGCATTGAAGCAGGTAGAGCAGGTAGAAAGCTTTATTGCGCAAGGTGTGGATGCTATTATCATGAATCCGTGTGAGGTAGAAGCTAGCTCACCGGCTATTAAACTGGCTATGGATGCCAAAATTCCGATCATTAATGTCAATTCGGAAACATCAGCCAAACCCACTGCATTTGTAGGCTCTGATGACACTGAATCTGCACGGATCGCAATGAAATACATTGTCGACAAGCTGGGAGGAAAAGGAAATATCCTGATGATGCACGGTTTTATGGGACAAGCGGCGCAGATCAAAAGGGATAATGGAGCGAAGGAAATTTTGAAAGCCAATCCGGGTTTAAAGCTTCTGGCGGAACAATCAGGAGAATGGGACAGGGCGAAAGGAATGTCGCTGACGGAAAACTGGATTCAATCTTTTGGTCCAAAAATCAATGCGATCTTTGCTCAGAACGATGAAATGGGTATGGGTGCCGTCAAAGCATTGGAAGCTGCAGGCTTGAAAAACAAGGTCATTGTAGTCAGTGTGGATGCGATCCCGGATGCCCTGCAAGCTGTTAAAAAAGGAACACTCGACGCCACAGTTTTCCAAAACGCCAAAGAACAAGGCGGGAAAGCTATTGAGACGGCTGTCAAAGCCGCCAAGAAGCAGGCATTCGAAAAGGAAGTTCTGATTCCGTTTCAGTTGGTAACGAAAGAGAATGTGGGGGAGTTTTTGAAGTGA
- a CDS encoding ABC transporter permease: MPKADGRSNVNTSSRFTNFGQYGIYLAFAIICLVLALSTPRFFTVPNLMIIGTQVSINALLAFGVTFVIITGGIDLSLGSMVAVAGVVAATFAHPDTYPLIVPLLAAITAGLLFGAFNGLVITKSKVPPFIVTLGTMTIGRGLALILSKGRPISNLSDSFNFIGGGNIFGIPFPIIILIIAFLVCSVILNKTILGRYMYAVGGNEQAARASGIRVSNVKMWVYTLCGILSALGGILLTSRITTGQPNSGAGFELDAIAAAIIGGTSTSGGTGTMAGTLIGALLIGVISNSLDLLNVTSYYQQVVMGIIIIGAVVLDSAGKKGRE, translated from the coding sequence TTGCCAAAAGCCGACGGCCGAAGTAACGTGAATACATCCTCCCGCTTTACCAATTTTGGCCAGTATGGCATCTACCTGGCTTTTGCGATTATTTGCCTGGTGCTTGCACTGAGCACGCCACGATTTTTTACCGTGCCTAATCTGATGATCATCGGAACACAGGTTTCGATCAATGCACTACTGGCCTTTGGGGTAACGTTTGTCATCATCACTGGCGGAATTGACCTTTCATTGGGTTCAATGGTAGCCGTGGCGGGCGTAGTAGCGGCAACTTTCGCCCATCCCGACACTTATCCGCTGATTGTTCCGTTGCTGGCCGCTATCACGGCAGGATTGCTTTTTGGCGCATTCAATGGTCTCGTTATTACCAAAAGTAAGGTGCCGCCATTCATTGTAACATTAGGTACCATGACCATTGGGCGAGGACTAGCATTGATTTTAAGCAAAGGACGGCCCATTTCCAATCTTTCGGACTCGTTCAATTTCATTGGTGGCGGAAACATCTTCGGGATTCCGTTCCCGATTATCATTCTGATTATTGCCTTCCTTGTGTGTTCCGTTATTCTGAACAAAACCATTTTGGGGCGATATATGTACGCGGTCGGTGGTAATGAGCAGGCGGCCAGGGCTTCCGGGATTCGGGTTAGCAATGTCAAAATGTGGGTATATACACTTTGCGGGATACTTTCTGCATTGGGAGGGATCTTGCTTACATCCAGGATCACAACCGGGCAACCTAATTCAGGAGCAGGTTTTGAGCTGGACGCGATCGCCGCTGCTATTATTGGCGGAACCAGTACTTCGGGTGGCACAGGTACTATGGCCGGCACACTGATAGGCGCATTGTTGATCGGCGTCATCAGCAATAGTCTGGACTTGTTGAATGTAACATCGTACTATCAGCAGGTGGTAATGGGCATAATTATCATTGGCGCAGTAGTTTTAGACAGTGCCGGTAAAAAAGGAAGAGAATAA
- a CDS encoding sugar ABC transporter ATP-binding protein produces the protein MSDYILSVNQLCKSFSGVKALDHVQFNLKRGEVHALMGENGAGKSTFMKILIGLLAPDSGEIVFEGNDLKNSNVSETLKKGISMIHQEILIVPELTVAQNIFLGREKEVSGKAGLLAGWLNDTGINRQAEQLLEQIGVQIAPDTRMKQLSVAQMQMIEIAKAISNNAKVIIMDEPTSAISDKEVSTLFKIISDLKSRGVSIIYISHKMDEIFQISDTITVLRDGKYIGTKRAEELDQNSLITMMVGREIGQMFPDAVHKPGKEVLLVKNLGRKEKFSDINFNVRAGEILGLAGLMGAGRTEIARAIFGLDTLDEGEIIISGEIVKVNSPVKAIKNGIGYVSEDRKGFGFVPAMSVKDNVTLASISSHRKGIFINQKSEKSVAGQMISDLKVKTSGMDQKVIYLSGGNQQKVVIGKVLLASPDIIILDEPTRGVDVGAKFEIYKLIRSLAEKGIAIILISSELPEILGMSDRILVLSKGKQTALLSKQEATQELIMKYAVA, from the coding sequence ATGTCTGATTACATTCTCTCCGTCAACCAGTTGTGCAAATCATTTTCAGGTGTAAAAGCGCTTGATCATGTGCAGTTTAACCTTAAAAGAGGTGAAGTGCATGCATTGATGGGCGAAAACGGGGCAGGCAAGTCGACATTTATGAAGATCCTCATCGGGCTGCTTGCTCCGGATTCCGGAGAAATTGTTTTCGAAGGAAATGATTTAAAAAATAGTAATGTCAGCGAAACTTTAAAGAAAGGTATTTCGATGATCCACCAGGAAATTCTGATCGTTCCGGAACTGACGGTTGCGCAGAATATTTTCCTGGGAAGAGAAAAAGAAGTTTCAGGTAAAGCCGGGTTGCTGGCTGGCTGGCTCAATGATACGGGTATCAACCGGCAGGCGGAGCAGCTTTTGGAACAAATAGGTGTTCAGATAGCCCCCGACACCAGAATGAAGCAGCTGAGTGTGGCGCAAATGCAAATGATCGAGATCGCCAAAGCGATTTCGAATAATGCCAAAGTGATTATCATGGACGAGCCTACGTCGGCCATATCGGACAAGGAAGTTTCGACCCTTTTCAAAATCATCAGCGATCTCAAATCCAGGGGAGTGAGTATCATCTACATTTCCCACAAAATGGATGAAATTTTTCAAATCTCGGACACCATTACGGTTTTGCGGGATGGTAAATATATTGGAACAAAAAGAGCAGAAGAACTGGACCAGAATTCGCTGATTACAATGATGGTAGGGCGCGAAATTGGTCAAATGTTCCCGGATGCAGTTCACAAGCCGGGAAAGGAAGTTTTGTTGGTGAAAAACCTGGGCAGGAAGGAAAAGTTTTCGGATATTAATTTCAATGTACGGGCAGGAGAAATTCTCGGACTGGCTGGCCTAATGGGTGCCGGCAGGACAGAAATCGCCCGTGCAATATTTGGCCTGGACACATTGGATGAGGGGGAGATTATCATTTCGGGAGAAATAGTGAAAGTTAATTCTCCGGTGAAAGCTATCAAAAATGGCATCGGCTATGTGAGCGAGGATCGGAAAGGTTTTGGCTTTGTTCCAGCCATGTCAGTCAAGGATAATGTCACACTCGCGAGCATTTCCAGTCATCGGAAAGGGATTTTTATTAATCAAAAAAGTGAAAAATCCGTCGCTGGTCAAATGATCTCCGATCTGAAAGTGAAAACGTCGGGAATGGACCAGAAAGTCATTTATCTGAGCGGTGGAAACCAGCAAAAGGTGGTGATAGGAAAGGTACTGCTAGCTTCCCCGGATATCATTATCCTCGACGAACCGACCCGGGGAGTAGATGTGGGCGCAAAATTTGAAATTTATAAACTGATCAGAAGCCTGGCCGAAAAGGGAATTGCCATCATCCTGATTTCGTCCGAACTACCTGAAATTCTAGGTATGAGCGACCGGATACTGGTACTGTCAAAAGGAAAGCAAACAGCCTTATTATCGAAGCAGGAAGCGACGCAGGAGCTGATTATGAAGTATGCGGTAGCTTAA
- a CDS encoding Gfo/Idh/MocA family protein, producing the protein MSEKKEIRIALIGTGLMGRTHSNGYNRITNFFPELEYTPVLKVACSRNAEKAKAFAEQWGYESFETDWKKVIARDDVDAVDICTANDTHAEIAIAAAAAGKMILCEKPLARTLAEAKTMVDAIEKAGVKNTVWYNYRRVPAVTLAKQIVDSGKLGRIFHYRANFLQDWTINPDVPQGGTATWRLDVDAAGSGVTGDLLAHCIDTAMWINGGIKDVSAVTETFIKERVHAGSGEVQKVGIDDACIFHCHFDNGSLGLFESTRYARGHKALYTFEINGEHASIRWDLHDLNRLEYFDHSDESIVRGWRSILVTDGDQPYMKRWWIPGTSIGYEHSFIHQAADFFESLQTGEPCSPTFKDAYETQKVCEAVLDSAASKSWKDTGVTWEG; encoded by the coding sequence ATGTCAGAAAAAAAAGAAATCAGAATTGCCCTGATCGGAACCGGACTCATGGGACGGACGCATTCGAATGGCTATAACAGAATTACAAACTTCTTTCCCGAGCTGGAATATACGCCTGTGCTGAAAGTAGCCTGTTCACGTAATGCAGAAAAAGCAAAGGCTTTTGCTGAGCAATGGGGCTACGAATCTTTCGAAACAGACTGGAAAAAAGTGATCGCGCGGGACGATGTTGACGCTGTCGACATTTGTACTGCGAACGATACCCACGCCGAAATCGCGATAGCTGCTGCGGCGGCGGGGAAAATGATCCTTTGTGAAAAACCGCTTGCCAGAACATTGGCAGAGGCCAAAACGATGGTGGATGCAATCGAAAAGGCAGGTGTCAAAAATACGGTATGGTATAACTACCGTCGCGTTCCGGCTGTTACATTGGCCAAACAAATCGTTGATTCAGGTAAATTGGGGAGGATTTTCCATTATCGTGCCAACTTTTTGCAGGATTGGACAATCAATCCGGATGTGCCACAGGGAGGTACCGCAACGTGGCGACTGGATGTAGACGCAGCGGGTTCGGGAGTAACCGGCGATTTGCTGGCGCACTGCATTGATACCGCGATGTGGATCAATGGAGGCATTAAAGATGTTTCCGCGGTGACTGAAACTTTCATCAAGGAGCGTGTGCACGCAGGCAGCGGAGAAGTTCAGAAAGTAGGTATCGACGATGCCTGTATTTTCCATTGCCATTTCGACAATGGTTCTCTGGGGCTCTTCGAATCTACGCGTTACGCGCGTGGCCACAAGGCACTTTATACATTTGAAATCAATGGCGAGCATGCATCTATCCGTTGGGACCTGCATGACCTGAACCGTCTCGAATATTTTGACCATAGCGACGAGTCGATCGTTCGTGGATGGAGATCGATCCTGGTAACTGACGGCGATCAGCCTTATATGAAAAGATGGTGGATTCCCGGAACCAGCATTGGTTATGAGCATTCATTCATTCACCAGGCGGCCGACTTTTTCGAAAGCCTGCAAACCGGCGAACCTTGCTCTCCAACCTTCAAGGATGCCTACGAAACCCAGAAAGTATGCGAAGCAGTTCTGGACTCCGCGGCATCCAAAAGCTGGAAAGACACCGGTGTAACCTGGGAGGGATGA
- a CDS encoding sugar phosphate isomerase/epimerase family protein: MPENNFPKLHNATWPGIVGKGSDSEPVISFDTMLEKTAAAEVDGVKFDGVDLGLFDPHIDLDMSDDGIKRLVDKIGGLGLEIGSLVAPIWGGPAMGSKEERDTFVEMVRKSCVFGQKLREHGIRPHGIVRIDSASKPEAWALDPVANTKLIAETFRRACDVAADYGEKLAAEGEICWGGMHSWRTMIDTMEAVSRPNMGFQADMSHTFLYLLGYNRPEDRVLPVDFEWSDRAALDEALKTMTAALRPWTIDFHVAQNDGTVHGTGSHDKTGRHCLATDPNGKLDITHDAGYWLRDENGNITKAFGHICWDGCMFPNSVMESQQTWNDILAALIKVRKAHGWYQEA, encoded by the coding sequence ATGCCTGAAAATAATTTCCCCAAACTCCACAATGCCACATGGCCTGGTATTGTCGGCAAAGGTTCTGATTCGGAGCCTGTGATTTCATTTGATACCATGCTTGAAAAAACCGCCGCTGCCGAAGTGGACGGAGTGAAATTCGATGGTGTCGATCTGGGCCTTTTTGACCCTCATATCGATCTGGATATGAGCGATGACGGAATTAAGAGATTGGTTGACAAAATAGGAGGACTGGGCTTGGAAATCGGAAGCCTTGTGGCGCCGATCTGGGGAGGCCCGGCAATGGGCAGTAAAGAGGAACGCGACACATTTGTAGAAATGGTGCGCAAATCCTGCGTTTTTGGACAAAAACTAAGAGAACACGGCATTCGCCCGCACGGTATTGTCCGCATCGACTCGGCAAGCAAGCCGGAAGCATGGGCACTTGATCCCGTTGCCAACACCAAACTGATTGCTGAAACTTTCAGACGGGCTTGCGACGTCGCCGCCGATTACGGCGAAAAACTGGCTGCCGAAGGTGAAATCTGCTGGGGTGGTATGCACAGCTGGCGAACCATGATCGATACCATGGAGGCGGTTAGTCGTCCAAACATGGGTTTCCAGGCTGATATGTCACATACATTCCTGTATCTGTTGGGTTATAACCGTCCCGAGGACCGCGTACTGCCTGTTGATTTTGAATGGAGCGACCGTGCTGCTTTGGACGAAGCGCTTAAAACAATGACGGCTGCATTGCGTCCATGGACGATCGATTTCCATGTTGCACAAAACGACGGAACAGTTCACGGAACAGGTTCTCATGATAAAACAGGCCGTCACTGCCTGGCGACGGACCCTAATGGTAAACTCGACATTACGCATGACGCGGGCTATTGGCTGCGGGACGAAAATGGTAACATTACCAAGGCGTTCGGTCACATTTGCTGGGACGGATGTATGTTCCCGAACTCGGTGATGGAAAGCCAGCAAACCTGGAATGATATCCTGGCAGCTTTGATCAAAGTACGCAAGGCGCACGGCTGGTATCAGGAGGCATAA
- a CDS encoding class I mannose-6-phosphate isomerase produces MGLSSIAEKALEQGKGILRLAPTWVPRSFCVPGRRIKLHPDDYYILGGERGGIDERWLSSTTPAENGPLTGENEGLSQIVFNDGSGDQKVTLKDAVEELKGAIIGDRLWDQYKSWPMYSKFFDNMGPLPHHIHHRDEHAAMVGQNGKPEAYYFPPQLNNHGGDFPYTFLGIAPGTTKEEIKECLMNFTKGDNKITNYSQAFRLEPGTGWDVPPGMLHAPGSLCTYEPQKASDIFAMYQSLVNEAIIPEELLWKGTPQDRIGDYDLLMEVIDWDLNVNPNLMEKHFMRPKPVKDVAEMAAEGYSENWICYRNEAYSAKELTVFPGQTVTIKDGGAYGMIVMQGHGKFGVWDIETPALIRYGQLTNDEFFVSEKAAQEGVVLSNPSANDPIVILKHFGPLNPDLVL; encoded by the coding sequence ATGGGACTTTCAAGTATAGCTGAAAAGGCATTAGAGCAGGGAAAAGGAATTTTACGTTTGGCTCCTACCTGGGTGCCCCGTTCATTTTGTGTACCTGGTCGGAGAATAAAATTGCATCCCGACGATTATTATATTTTGGGGGGAGAACGTGGCGGTATCGATGAGCGTTGGCTTTCATCAACAACTCCGGCTGAAAACGGACCGCTTACCGGAGAAAATGAAGGTTTAAGCCAAATCGTCTTTAACGATGGATCGGGCGATCAAAAAGTAACATTGAAAGATGCCGTTGAAGAACTGAAAGGAGCGATCATAGGCGACAGGCTGTGGGATCAATATAAAAGCTGGCCGATGTACTCCAAGTTTTTTGACAATATGGGACCACTTCCGCACCATATCCACCACAGGGACGAGCACGCTGCGATGGTAGGCCAGAACGGGAAACCGGAGGCATATTATTTCCCGCCGCAGTTAAATAACCATGGCGGTGATTTTCCCTACACATTTCTAGGCATCGCTCCTGGTACGACCAAGGAGGAGATCAAGGAGTGTCTGATGAATTTCACGAAAGGCGACAACAAAATCACGAACTACTCGCAGGCATTTCGTCTTGAGCCCGGAACAGGATGGGATGTTCCTCCTGGCATGTTGCACGCTCCCGGTAGCTTATGTACTTATGAGCCACAAAAAGCTTCGGACATTTTCGCTATGTATCAATCTCTTGTTAACGAGGCGATTATTCCGGAGGAACTCCTTTGGAAAGGTACACCGCAAGACAGAATCGGTGATTACGACTTGTTGATGGAAGTAATCGACTGGGATTTGAATGTGAATCCGAACTTGATGGAAAAACACTTCATGAGACCCAAACCAGTAAAAGACGTGGCGGAGATGGCAGCTGAAGGATATAGCGAAAACTGGATATGCTACCGAAATGAGGCATACAGTGCGAAAGAACTTACTGTTTTCCCTGGCCAAACCGTAACAATCAAAGACGGCGGAGCCTATGGTATGATCGTGATGCAGGGACATGGCAAGTTTGGTGTTTGGGACATTGAAACGCCAGCGCTGATCCGTTACGGGCAATTGACCAACGACGAGTTCTTCGTAAGCGAAAAAGCCGCTCAGGAAGGTGTTGTTCTCAGCAATCCATCTGCGAATGATCCAATCGTGATATTGAAACACTTTGGTCCGCTTAATCCCGATTTAGTATTGTAG
- a CDS encoding aldose 1-epimerase family protein — protein MESAEAINPDWKDKVSNHFQLGGIETSIIDNGAGRGTRIAWINTGTGLRFKVVIDRAMDIADAFFNEHSLAWLSHGGITYPQPFSDKGIDWLRTFGGGLLTTCGLTHVGGPESDSYGDRGLHGLISNTPAEIVSIIQPDPRAGKLEMSITGIIRETKPFGPSLELRRTISATLGQPGLRMHDEVSNKANTPSPHMLLYHFNFGWPLVDEGTDILWNGKWFPRHGEENAKIFKEGNDFKKCPAPLESHLGSGEEVALIDVEADIFGDSICGLHNSKIGLAVALKFKKEQLPWLANWQHWGKGEYVTGIEPSTHPLTGQAKAREDGNLIFIEPGASKSYELELNVLTNKEAIEEFILST, from the coding sequence ATGGAGAGTGCCGAAGCAATAAATCCGGACTGGAAGGATAAGGTATCCAATCATTTTCAATTGGGAGGAATAGAAACTTCCATCATTGACAATGGGGCTGGAAGAGGCACAAGAATAGCCTGGATTAATACTGGCACCGGTTTGCGTTTCAAGGTGGTGATCGACAGGGCTATGGATATTGCGGATGCATTTTTCAATGAGCATAGTCTGGCTTGGCTGAGTCATGGCGGCATTACTTACCCGCAGCCATTTTCAGATAAAGGCATTGACTGGCTGAGAACTTTTGGTGGCGGTTTGCTCACTACCTGCGGATTAACGCATGTCGGAGGGCCGGAATCAGATAGTTACGGCGACCGCGGCCTGCACGGGCTGATCAGTAACACGCCAGCTGAAATTGTATCGATCATTCAGCCGGACCCAAGGGCGGGGAAGCTGGAAATGAGCATTACGGGGATTATCAGAGAGACAAAACCATTTGGTCCAAGCCTGGAATTGAGAAGGACGATTTCGGCCACATTGGGTCAACCAGGGCTGCGCATGCATGACGAAGTAAGTAACAAAGCCAATACGCCGTCGCCTCATATGCTGCTGTATCATTTCAACTTCGGCTGGCCGCTGGTGGATGAAGGCACTGATATTCTTTGGAATGGTAAATGGTTTCCGCGGCATGGAGAGGAAAACGCGAAGATCTTCAAAGAAGGAAATGATTTCAAAAAATGCCCTGCACCGCTGGAAAGCCATTTGGGTTCGGGCGAAGAAGTAGCGTTGATCGATGTAGAGGCGGATATTTTCGGGGACAGCATTTGTGGTCTGCATAATTCTAAAATAGGACTGGCGGTTGCATTGAAATTCAAAAAAGAACAATTACCGTGGTTAGCCAACTGGCAACATTGGGGGAAGGGCGAGTATGTAACAGGTATAGAACCTAGTACGCATCCATTGACAGGGCAGGCGAAAGCACGTGAAGACGGGAATTTGATCTTTATTGAACCGGGCGCGTCGAAGTCTTATGAGCTGGAATTGAATGTGTTGACAAATAAGGAAGCGATCGAAGAATTTATTTTGAGTACGTAG
- a CDS encoding alpha/beta fold hydrolase has translation MPTIKTNGINMYYEERGSGEPLLLIMGITATGASWNVHVADWKHHFRCIIGDNRGVGETDKPAGPYSTEQMADDYAGLLDSLGLDNVRVIGCSMGSTIAQQLAIRHPNKVKSLVLMCPWARCDNYAKALFQHIMNSKARFRPEEFSLYIQLLIFSKSSWDNEQKHAELETGRKQDAFNPYPQPLHGLEGQAAACINHNALSDLGKINKPTLVIGGREDIFTPVWMAEEVANGIPGSELFLYEKLGHAFHFENTEDFNERTRNWLQTH, from the coding sequence ATGCCAACGATAAAGACAAACGGAATTAACATGTATTATGAAGAGCGTGGCTCGGGCGAGCCGCTTCTTCTGATAATGGGTATTACTGCGACGGGTGCTTCATGGAATGTACACGTTGCCGACTGGAAACATCATTTTCGCTGCATTATCGGGGATAACCGCGGTGTTGGCGAAACAGATAAGCCAGCCGGGCCGTATTCGACAGAGCAAATGGCCGATGATTATGCCGGTTTGCTTGACTCGCTGGGCCTTGATAATGTTCGTGTGATAGGCTGCTCGATGGGCAGCACGATTGCACAGCAACTCGCGATCCGGCACCCTAATAAAGTAAAATCGCTCGTCCTAATGTGTCCCTGGGCGCGTTGCGACAATTATGCGAAGGCGCTTTTTCAACATATTATGAACAGTAAGGCGCGGTTCCGGCCGGAAGAGTTCAGCCTGTATATTCAGTTGCTTATTTTTTCCAAATCATCGTGGGACAATGAGCAGAAGCATGCGGAACTGGAAACCGGGAGGAAGCAAGACGCTTTTAATCCATACCCCCAACCATTGCACGGGCTGGAAGGACAGGCGGCCGCTTGTATCAACCATAATGCACTGTCCGATCTTGGTAAAATAAATAAACCGACATTGGTTATCGGAGGTAGAGAGGACATTTTTACCCCGGTTTGGATGGCAGAGGAAGTAGCGAACGGAATACCGGGCTCAGAGTTATTTCTATATGAAAAGTTGGGGCACGCATTCCACTTCGAGAACACCGAGGATTTTAATGAAAGAACAAGAAATTGGCTGCAAACACATTAA
- a CDS encoding sugar phosphate isomerase/epimerase family protein produces MSQNIPFRFGSEVYTWFMSNSGQTHHGRLGHMIEVIAKAGFTGIQPIFTWMGDLIDPDKLEAKLKEQGIELAALALALDWNEAEETEREREVADHAIRVLERFPGAVLNTVQIPTGRHDLAERQKRLINIVNTVSKRAADKGVACSYHPNSPHSSIIRTEEDYKIVLESLDSSVTGWTPDVGHIINGGMDPLAKMKEYQSLINHVHFKDWDGNPEFALMGKGKVDLLGVTQWLKDINYSGWIICEDEGEEALKDPDFVTLHDGKWIQQDLIPALK; encoded by the coding sequence ATGTCACAAAATATTCCATTCCGTTTTGGTTCAGAGGTTTACACCTGGTTTATGAGCAATAGCGGCCAAACGCACCACGGGCGATTGGGCCACATGATCGAAGTAATCGCAAAAGCAGGTTTCACAGGGATTCAGCCAATTTTTACCTGGATGGGTGATCTGATCGACCCAGACAAACTGGAAGCAAAACTGAAAGAACAGGGCATAGAGCTGGCTGCGCTGGCACTGGCGTTGGACTGGAATGAGGCAGAAGAAACGGAACGCGAACGTGAAGTGGCGGATCATGCGATCAGAGTGCTGGAACGTTTTCCGGGGGCAGTTTTAAATACCGTTCAAATCCCTACCGGCCGCCATGACCTCGCCGAGAGACAAAAACGATTGATCAATATTGTCAATACGGTTTCCAAAAGAGCCGCAGATAAAGGAGTAGCGTGCAGCTACCATCCCAATTCTCCCCACAGCTCCATTATCCGCACCGAGGAAGACTACAAAATTGTACTGGAATCGTTGGATTCGTCGGTTACCGGCTGGACGCCGGACGTGGGCCACATTATCAACGGGGGTATGGACCCGCTTGCCAAAATGAAGGAATATCAGTCGCTGATCAATCACGTGCATTTCAAAGATTGGGACGGTAACCCTGAATTTGCGTTGATGGGCAAGGGAAAAGTTGACCTGCTGGGCGTAACGCAATGGCTGAAAGACATCAATTACAGCGGCTGGATTATTTGTGAGGATGAAGGCGAGGAAGCGTTGAAAGATCCGGACTTTGTAACATTACACGACGGAAAATGGATTCAGCAAGATCTGATTCCGGCATTGAAATAA